From Glycine max cultivar Williams 82 chromosome 11, Glycine_max_v4.0, whole genome shotgun sequence, the proteins below share one genomic window:
- the LOC100797241 gene encoding 30S ribosomal protein S9, mitochondrial encodes MLSRLIPKPSHLRRFLSFPLKPSHAPANPYFTVVVPKHFSTNRGGGNNDGDGKDPFSSRVWKDFRETEEKLDAFFEEEEEEESGSLVRMNDDGGSSGGRRRDERGWLQEEEQGWLQQKGLDDADEDAIFKGIDEESGGEAGGGGFDESNFGVGAGEDFKPWSMKEEEDKEDVFDFKDDVGHAGDITALDIKPKVDVEQLEKEEQALTAIVKGPKRAFGDLIAASGITDEMLDSLIALKDFDGVHGLPPLSVIEDMRYEKNTRKSTRGEMERLKQEEAAKARVKQVDDKGRAYGTGRRKCSVARVWVQPGNGQFVVNDKEFDVYFPMLEHRATLLRPFSETKTLGLWDVSCTVKGGGVSGQVGAIRLGISKALQNWEPDLRPALRNAGFLTRDSRVVERKKPGKAKARKSFQWVKR; translated from the exons ATGCTCTCTCGTTTAATTCCCAAACCCTCTCATCTCCGTCGCTTTCTCTCTTTTCCGTTGAAGCCTTCCCACGCGCCTGCGAATCCCTACTTCACCGTCGTCGTTCCCAAACACTTCTCCACCAACCGCGGCGGCGGCAACAACGACGGCGATGGCAAGGACCCGTTTTCCTCCCGCGTGTGGAAGGATTTCCGGGAGACCGAGGAGAAGCTCGACGCGTTCTtcgaggaggaggaggaggaggagagcgGAAGCCTCGTCAGAATGAACGACGACGGCGGAAGCAGTGGTGGGAGGAGAAGGGATGAACGGGGGTGGCTGCAAGAGGAGGAACAAGGGTGGTTGCAACAGAAGGGTTTGGACGATGCAGATGAAGATGCTATATTTAAAGGGATCGACGAGGAAAGCGGAGGAGAAGCCGGTGGTGGTGGTTTTGATGAGAGCAATTTTGGAGTTGGAGCAGGGGAGGACTTCAAACCTTGGAGcatgaaggaggaggaggacaAAGAGGATGTGTTTGATTTCAAAGATGATGTGGGGCATGCAGGAGACATCACTGCTTTGGATATTAAGCCTAAAGTTGATGTTGAACAGCTTGAGAAGGAAGAGCAAGCTCTCACTGCTATTGTCAAAG GCCCAAAACGTGCATTTGGTGATTTGATTGCTGCTTCTGGAATCACGGATGAGATGCTTGATAGTTTGATTGCGTTGAAAGACTTTGATGGGGTTCATGGGTTGCCCCCTCTTAGTGTAATTGAAGACATGCGGTATGAGAAGAATACTAGAAAATCGACTAGAGGTGAAATGGAGCGTCTGAAGCAAGAGGAAGCTGCCAAAGCTAGAGTGAAGCAGGTTGATGATAAAGGACGTGCTTATGGAACAGGAAGAAGAAAATGCAGTGTTGCCCGTGTCTGGGTTCAGCCTGGTAATGGCCAATTTGTTGTCAATGATAAAGAGTTTGATGTCTATTTTCCTATGCTTGAGCATCGTGCTACTCTCCTTCGACCTTTCTCTGAGACAAAGACTTTGGGGCTCTGGGACGTCAGTTGTACTGTGAAAGGAGGTGGTGTTTCAG GGCAAGTTGGAGCTATACGATTGGGGATCAGCAAGGCTTTGCAAAACTGGGAACCAGATTTGCGGCCAGCACTTAGAAATG CTGGGTTCCTGACAAGAGACTCACGAGTGGTAGAAAGGAAAAAGCCAGGAAAGGCCAAAGCAAGAAAAAGTTTCCAATGGGTCAAGCGTTGA